Proteins from a genomic interval of Caldicellulosiruptor diazotrophicus:
- a CDS encoding GNAT family N-acetyltransferase — protein sequence MQFRTLKESELEKWFYHCASVFGENQNLDFWLDYFKRHYFNDPFRDINSIFVALDDSNIASTVRLFYRKIYFHGKEITVGGIGEVSTKHEYRGMGLASKLLCMAVDTMRKKRLCISILFASLHNFYGRFGYKVLPREFCLLDKDTFQKYHESKTTQTGEIKEINLSDNNVEIIDEIYKLYSTNFNGPVVRNREYWLGWVNLEPKTSLGYFVEGRLAAYLFYRKNGKEIIILEYGCSDSSNKEIPLMEFIKFIINNENAEAIKYPKAIGLELTGCTEFKDNSLMLNLITPFKLEGLLVDSTEKLISILAREPNKFVFWGTDNF from the coding sequence ATGCAATTTAGAACCTTAAAAGAATCAGAACTTGAAAAATGGTTTTACCACTGTGCAAGTGTTTTTGGAGAAAATCAAAATTTAGATTTTTGGCTTGATTATTTTAAAAGACATTATTTCAATGATCCTTTCAGAGATATTAACAGCATTTTTGTTGCTCTAGATGACAGCAACATAGCAAGTACAGTAAGATTATTCTACAGAAAGATATACTTTCATGGGAAAGAGATAACAGTTGGTGGAATAGGAGAGGTAAGTACAAAACATGAGTACAGAGGAATGGGGCTTGCATCAAAGTTACTTTGCATGGCTGTAGATACAATGAGGAAAAAAAGACTTTGCATTTCTATTTTGTTTGCATCCTTACATAATTTTTATGGCAGGTTTGGCTATAAAGTATTGCCGCGCGAATTTTGTTTGCTTGACAAAGATACCTTTCAAAAATATCATGAATCTAAGACTACTCAAACAGGGGAAATAAAAGAAATAAATTTGTCAGACAATAATGTCGAAATTATAGATGAAATCTACAAGCTATACTCAACTAATTTTAATGGCCCTGTTGTTAGAAACAGGGAATATTGGCTTGGATGGGTTAACCTTGAACCCAAAACAAGTTTAGGATACTTTGTTGAGGGGAGATTGGCTGCATATTTGTTTTATAGAAAAAATGGCAAAGAAATAATTATACTGGAATATGGCTGCTCTGACTCATCAAACAAAGAGATACCTTTGATGGAGTTTATAAAATTTATTATAAACAATGAAAATGCAGAAGCAATTAAATATCCAAAGGCAATTGGCCTTGAGCTTACTGGGTGTACTGAGTTTAAAGACAATAGTTTGATGTTAAATCTTATTACTCCTTTCAAGCTGGAAGGCTTACTTGTTGATTCAACTGAAAAACTGATAAGTATCCTGGCAAGAGAGCCAAATAAATTTGTTTTTTGGGGCACTGATAATTTTTAA
- a CDS encoding beta-N-acetylhexosaminidase has product MFKIVPKPKKVDFTGKWFDFDGFENFPDFISREFSIPKGSWKIEIVERPGTGISIENKKVKVWGNVNVAYATIVQLLIQRKDALPQVTVEEEFRFSFRGFHLDIARGGVPNLSTFKNILRWLFLLKINYFAIYFEDLFPWEKHPKIGAGRGRLTKEELKEIIEYGKNLGIEVFPSLELTGHMENILSIPEYSKYSEWYLPREGCLDLSSEEAKKFAYELLDEVLEFFPSKYVHIGGDETWALGRGKSLEKNWIFEGPKLYEEYHKNMIDVVEKYRKIPIMWADMLTGMFLRPDERKVWEKLLQSDIWQRTILANWDYAAMPKEHFINRIESLGNNHQSNQIVCPGFSNWNRFYPDFEVAIENIKNFIEAAKTKGIQGFLVTSWGDDGQECLFSFLYPLFVATIELAEGDGDWEKSYIVLSGESEKLLDVRKVFGMSKIANNIKGLLYGSKEVVQMGTSEKRGLKRCFEEALQKAIDANLPEDLAFIRQAIRVAIKRLENTVTESDLIKLGSYYCRLWRKERKKEGLDRIVGRFWAAGGKVSLEQERN; this is encoded by the coding sequence ATGTTTAAAATTGTTCCAAAGCCTAAAAAAGTTGATTTCACAGGGAAATGGTTTGACTTTGATGGTTTTGAAAACTTTCCAGATTTCATTTCAAGGGAGTTTTCAATACCAAAAGGCTCATGGAAAATAGAGATTGTCGAAAGACCTGGAACAGGTATTTCAATAGAGAACAAAAAAGTAAAGGTCTGGGGAAATGTTAATGTTGCTTATGCCACCATAGTTCAGCTCTTAATTCAAAGAAAAGATGCACTGCCGCAAGTCACAGTAGAAGAAGAATTTAGATTTTCTTTTAGAGGCTTTCATCTTGATATTGCGAGGGGCGGAGTGCCCAATTTATCAACTTTTAAAAACATATTGAGATGGCTATTTTTGCTTAAAATTAACTACTTTGCAATATACTTTGAAGACCTTTTTCCATGGGAAAAACATCCTAAGATAGGTGCGGGTAGAGGAAGATTAACAAAAGAGGAGTTAAAAGAAATTATAGAGTACGGCAAAAATCTTGGAATTGAAGTATTTCCATCCTTAGAGTTAACAGGTCACATGGAGAATATTTTATCAATTCCAGAGTACTCCAAATACAGTGAATGGTATTTGCCAAGAGAAGGATGCCTTGATTTGTCGAGTGAAGAAGCAAAAAAATTCGCTTATGAACTTTTAGATGAAGTATTAGAGTTTTTCCCATCTAAGTACGTTCACATCGGCGGGGATGAGACATGGGCACTCGGCAGAGGAAAAAGCTTGGAAAAGAATTGGATATTTGAAGGGCCAAAGCTATATGAAGAATATCACAAAAATATGATAGATGTGGTAGAAAAATACAGAAAGATTCCTATCATGTGGGCAGATATGCTAACAGGTATGTTTCTGAGGCCTGATGAAAGGAAGGTATGGGAGAAACTTTTGCAAAGCGATATATGGCAAAGGACAATTTTAGCCAACTGGGATTATGCAGCAATGCCCAAGGAGCATTTTATAAACAGAATTGAGAGTCTTGGAAATAATCACCAATCAAATCAGATAGTGTGTCCGGGTTTTTCTAATTGGAACAGGTTTTATCCTGACTTTGAAGTAGCAATTGAGAACATAAAAAATTTTATTGAGGCTGCTAAGACAAAAGGTATTCAAGGCTTTTTGGTGACATCCTGGGGTGATGATGGGCAGGAGTGTTTGTTTAGTTTTTTATATCCGCTTTTTGTTGCTACAATTGAGCTTGCTGAAGGTGATGGGGATTGGGAAAAAAGTTATATTGTTCTTTCTGGTGAAAGCGAAAAGCTGCTTGATGTACGAAAAGTGTTTGGTATGTCGAAAATTGCAAATAATATAAAAGGTCTGTTGTATGGAAGCAAAGAGGTTGTGCAAATGGGGACTTCTGAGAAACGAGGGTTAAAAAGGTGTTTTGAAGAAGCTTTGCAAAAAGCTATTGATGCAAATCTTCCTGAAGATTTAGCATTTATTCGGCAGGCTATAAGAGTAGCGATAAAAAGGCTTGAGAATACAGTGACAGAAAGTGATTTAATTAAGCTTGGAAGTTATTACTGCAGGCTGTGGCGTAAAGAGAGGAAAAAGGAAGGGCTTGATAGGATTGTTGGAAGATTTTGGGCAGCAGGTGGCAAAGTTAGCTTAGAACAGGAAAGAAATTAA